One window from the genome of Magnolia sinica isolate HGM2019 chromosome 4, MsV1, whole genome shotgun sequence encodes:
- the LOC131242946 gene encoding uncharacterized protein LOC131242946 gives MKKKSQKSLPSIPPDLKTIIHKHSIFFDNLIELIPARFYLPVEDKEKPWFQGLSKVAKASFKKETRENIKKSRRSRLDPDNSSTTTLDLLKKSIQNEKSPTEKSDEIDVRIENPIPDDRSVTYEELRERLHRRIAELRGNRNTADKDDNKKKIDGKKKKRGDLPKRKQGLESEEMKASGLENGLAFGHVKIGEQDEQIRKKRKLSKAQELEKAKRLEEAKKDPEKGEVISKKHSWQAAVSRAAGVKVHDDPRILKQSIKKEKKRKEKNAEKWKERMESRDKARAEKQQTRSENILGRIREKKARRIAKREKKLMRPGFEGRKEGFINGP, from the coding sequence atgaagaaaaagtcaCAGAAATCTCTACCGTCGATTCCTCCTGATCTGAAAACCATAATCCACAAGCACTCCATCTTCTTCGACAATCTAATCGAGCTAATCCCCGCGAGATTCTACCTCCCCGTCGAAGATAAAGAGAAGCCATGGTTCCAAGGCCTCAGCAAGGTCGCCAAAGCCTCCTTCAAGAAAGAAACCCGCGAAAATATCAAGAAATCTCGCAGATCTCGTCTCGACCCTGATAACTCCTCGACTACAACCCTAGATCTCCTCAAGAAATCCATCCAGAACGAGAAATCACCTACCGAGAAATCGGACGAGATCGACGTCCGCATTGAAAACCCCATCCCTGACGATCGATCCGTCACCTACGAGGAGCTCCGGGAGCGTCTCCACCGACGGATCGCTGAGCTCAGAGGGAATCGCAACACTGCCGATAAAGACGATAACAAGAAGAAGATCGAtggtaagaagaagaagagaggagatcTGCCGAAGCGGAAGCAGGGCCTCGAATCGGAAGAGATGAAGGCTTCAGGATTAGAGAATGGTCTTGCTTTTGGGCATGTGAAGATCGGGGAACAAGATGAGCAGATTAGGAAGAAGAGGAAGCTGTCGAAGGCTCAAGAGCTCGAAAAGGCGAAGAGATTGGAGGAGGCGAAGAAGGATCCGGAGAAAGGGGAGGTGATTTCGAAGAAGCACTCGTGGCAGGCTGCGGTGAGCCGGGCTGCGGGGGTTAAGGTCCATGATGATCCAAGGATTTTGAAGCAGAGtataaagaaggagaagaagaggaaggagaagaacgctgagaagtggaaggagagGATGGAGAGTAGGGACAAGGCAAGGGCAGAGAAGCAGCAGACAAGGTCAGAGAATATCTTGGGGAGGATTCGGGAGAAGAAGGCGAGGAGGATTGCGAAGAGGGAGAAGAAGCTGATGCGGCCTGGGTTTGAGGGTCGGAAGGAAGGGTTCATCAATGGACCTTGA